A window from Micromonospora terminaliae encodes these proteins:
- a CDS encoding ABC transporter ATP-binding protein — translation MTTVALKDVTKVFQDGTVAVDTINLDVNDGEFMVLLGPSGCGKSTVLRMVAGLEDPTSGAVMLGGEVANDLPPRDRKIAMVFQDFALYPHMTVGDNIGFPLRLSGIEPGPRGERIQDVASALGIGDVLARKPSQLSGGQRQRVAMGRAIVRRPGLFLMDEPLSNLDSGLRAELRAEISGLTRELGVTTIYVTHDQAEALTMADRVAIMRKGVLQDVGTPTQVYGRPATLYVAAFLGSPRMNLLEASVYVHLDRYVTLNLGEQALYLPWDDIRSRAVAHYHGERIVVGMRAEALTPVTPDAAGDVLHGRIRYLEHHGHESLAFLDIGATAIVVDEMGSRGEDSASGQRGLRRFGQVMQRLAGRAADAPVSAAPSGGGSRTSVLPDPGRHHRRPAELAVRLAPYPAVSAGHPLTVQVRMDALHFFDERGDRIDIGWR, via the coding sequence GTGACCACCGTCGCGCTCAAGGATGTCACCAAGGTGTTCCAGGACGGGACAGTCGCGGTGGACACCATCAATCTGGACGTCAACGACGGCGAGTTCATGGTCCTGCTCGGCCCCTCGGGCTGCGGCAAGTCCACCGTGCTGCGGATGGTCGCCGGGCTGGAGGATCCCACCTCCGGCGCGGTGATGCTGGGCGGCGAGGTGGCCAACGACCTGCCGCCCCGGGACCGGAAGATCGCCATGGTCTTCCAGGACTTCGCGCTCTACCCGCACATGACCGTCGGGGACAACATCGGCTTCCCCTTGCGGCTCTCCGGCATCGAGCCGGGGCCGCGCGGCGAGCGGATCCAGGACGTGGCGAGCGCCCTGGGCATCGGCGACGTCCTCGCGCGCAAGCCCAGCCAGCTCTCCGGCGGCCAGCGGCAGCGGGTGGCCATGGGGCGCGCCATAGTGCGCCGGCCCGGCCTGTTCCTCATGGACGAGCCACTCTCCAACCTGGACAGCGGCCTCCGCGCCGAGCTGCGCGCCGAGATCTCCGGGCTGACCCGCGAGCTGGGCGTCACCACCATCTACGTCACGCACGACCAGGCCGAGGCGCTGACCATGGCCGACCGGGTCGCCATCATGCGCAAGGGCGTGCTCCAGGACGTGGGCACCCCCACCCAGGTGTACGGACGCCCGGCCACCCTCTACGTCGCCGCGTTCCTCGGCAGCCCGCGGATGAACCTGCTGGAGGCGTCGGTCTACGTCCACCTCGACCGGTACGTGACGCTGAACCTCGGCGAACAGGCGCTCTACCTGCCCTGGGACGACATCCGCAGCCGGGCCGTGGCGCACTACCACGGCGAGCGGATCGTGGTCGGCATGCGGGCGGAGGCGCTCACCCCGGTCACCCCGGACGCCGCCGGCGACGTGCTGCACGGCCGGATCCGCTACCTGGAGCACCACGGCCACGAGTCGCTGGCCTTCCTCGACATCGGCGCCACGGCCATCGTGGTGGACGAGATGGGCAGCCGGGGAGAGGACAGCGCCTCCGGCCAGCGCGGCCTGCGCAGGTTCGGCCAGGTCATGCAGCGGCTCGCCGGGCGGGCGGCGGACGCGCCGGTCTCCGCCGCACCGAGCGGCGGCGGGAGCCGGACCAGCGTGCTTCCCGACCCGGGACGGCACCACCGCCGTCCGGCGGAGCTGGCCGTACGGCTGGCCCCGTACCCGGCGGTGTCGGCCGGGCACCCGCTCACCGTTCAGGTGCGGATGGACGCCCTCCACTTCTTCGACGAGCGCGGCGACCGGATCGACATCGGCTGGCGCTGA
- a CDS encoding bifunctional glycosyltransferase/CDP-glycerol:glycerophosphate glycerophosphotransferase yields the protein MTLISFVVPAFKVQGYLRECLDSILDQPFDDVEVIGIDDASPDDSGEILVEYAERDPRVHPVRLAENVGLGPARNIGLDRATGDYVWFVDGDDWLVPGCLPHVADRLRATRPDVLIVDHVRAHWNNVGTRSAMRDVFPEPPGEATFRLRERPETLRLLHTAWNRLVRREFLVAQGLRFAPGWYEDVSFSYPVLLAADRIGVLDRVCLNYRQRRTGAITRTRGDRHFEVFAQWHRVFRLMDQWGPAVVDGLRPAVFERMIWHYLTVLGNGQRIAPELRPPFFAQIHADHVRFLPPEGYPVPPGLEGVKHRLVATGRWRVFSALRVAHQAEERARRSARRAKRRVLPVARRNARRARDAALREYYRAELHRPLDPTLAVYAAYWYRGYSCNPAAIYTAARRLAPHVRGVWIVRRDRVAGLPPGVEYVVAGTPDYYRVLARARWLVNNVNFPDFVRKRPGAVHVQTHHGTPVKVMGLDQQRYPLGAVGMNFANLLRRVDRWDYSISSNSFSTQMWERAYPADYTTLEVGYPRNDRLALATDEECRQVRAGLGIGPDEYVVLYAPTHREHLPGWRPPFDPDRLRDVLGPSGRLLMRSHYFHDRERQLRGGVADGAVLDVSGYDRVEDLYLAADVLVTDYSSAMFDYGVLDRPIVVYAPDWDAYRVSRGVYFDLLAEPPGAVAVDFPGLLDLFRSGAVRGAAAEQARQRFRARFCALDDGHAAERVVRRVFLDEPA from the coding sequence ATGACCCTGATCAGCTTCGTCGTACCGGCCTTCAAGGTGCAGGGTTACCTGCGGGAGTGTCTCGACTCGATCCTCGACCAGCCGTTCGACGACGTCGAGGTGATCGGGATCGACGACGCCTCCCCGGACGACAGCGGCGAGATCCTGGTCGAGTACGCCGAGCGCGACCCCCGGGTGCACCCGGTCCGGCTCGCCGAGAACGTCGGGCTCGGTCCGGCCCGCAACATCGGGCTGGACCGGGCCACCGGCGACTACGTCTGGTTCGTCGACGGCGACGACTGGCTGGTCCCCGGTTGCCTGCCGCACGTGGCCGATCGGCTCCGCGCCACCCGCCCCGACGTGCTGATCGTCGACCACGTGCGGGCGCACTGGAACAACGTCGGCACGCGCAGCGCCATGCGGGACGTGTTCCCGGAGCCCCCCGGCGAGGCGACCTTCCGGCTGCGGGAGCGGCCGGAGACCCTGCGGCTGCTGCACACCGCCTGGAACCGGCTGGTCCGCCGGGAGTTCCTGGTCGCGCAGGGGCTGCGCTTCGCACCCGGCTGGTACGAGGACGTCTCGTTCAGCTATCCCGTGCTGCTGGCCGCCGATCGGATCGGCGTGCTGGACCGGGTCTGCCTCAACTACCGGCAGCGCCGCACCGGGGCGATCACCCGCACCCGCGGCGACCGGCACTTCGAGGTCTTCGCCCAGTGGCACCGGGTGTTCCGGCTCATGGACCAGTGGGGTCCGGCCGTGGTGGACGGGCTGCGTCCGGCCGTCTTCGAGCGCATGATCTGGCACTACCTGACGGTGCTGGGCAACGGCCAGCGGATCGCCCCCGAGCTGCGGCCGCCGTTCTTCGCCCAGATCCATGCCGACCACGTGCGTTTCCTGCCGCCCGAGGGCTACCCCGTTCCGCCCGGCCTCGAAGGGGTGAAGCACCGGCTCGTGGCAACCGGGCGGTGGCGGGTGTTCAGCGCGCTCCGGGTCGCCCACCAGGCCGAGGAGCGGGCCCGGCGCTCCGCCCGGCGGGCCAAGCGCCGGGTGCTGCCGGTGGCCCGGCGCAACGCCCGCCGGGCCCGGGACGCGGCGCTGCGCGAGTACTACCGGGCCGAACTGCACCGCCCGCTCGACCCGACGCTCGCCGTCTACGCCGCGTACTGGTACCGGGGCTACTCCTGCAACCCGGCCGCCATCTACACGGCCGCCCGCCGGCTCGCCCCGCACGTGCGCGGCGTCTGGATCGTCCGCCGGGACCGGGTGGCCGGGCTTCCGCCCGGCGTCGAGTACGTGGTGGCGGGCACGCCGGACTACTACCGGGTGCTGGCCCGCGCCCGCTGGCTGGTCAACAACGTCAACTTCCCGGACTTCGTCCGCAAGCGGCCTGGGGCCGTGCACGTCCAGACCCACCACGGCACTCCGGTCAAGGTGATGGGCCTGGACCAGCAGCGCTATCCGCTCGGAGCCGTGGGCATGAACTTCGCGAACCTGCTGCGCCGCGTGGACCGCTGGGACTACAGCATCAGCTCGAACAGTTTCTCCACCCAGATGTGGGAGCGGGCCTACCCGGCCGACTACACCACCCTGGAGGTCGGCTACCCCCGCAACGACCGGCTGGCGCTGGCCACCGACGAGGAGTGCCGCCAGGTCCGCGCGGGGCTGGGCATCGGCCCCGACGAGTACGTGGTGCTCTACGCGCCGACCCACCGCGAGCACCTGCCCGGCTGGCGGCCGCCGTTCGACCCGGACCGGCTGCGTGACGTGCTGGGCCCGTCGGGGCGGCTGCTGATGCGCAGCCACTACTTCCACGACCGGGAGCGGCAGTTGCGCGGCGGCGTGGCCGACGGCGCGGTGCTGGACGTGAGCGGGTACGACCGGGTGGAGGACCTGTACCTCGCCGCGGACGTGCTGGTCACCGACTATTCCTCGGCCATGTTCGACTACGGGGTGCTGGACCGGCCGATCGTGGTCTATGCGCCGGACTGGGACGCGTACCGGGTCTCCCGGGGCGTCTACTTCGACCTGCTGGCCGAGCCTCCGGGCGCGGTCGCCGTCGACTTTCCGGGGCTGCTCGACCTGTTCCGCAGCGGCGCGGTGCGCGGGGCGGCGGCCGAGCAGGCGCGGCAGCGGTTCCGGGCCCGGTTCTGCGCGCTGGACGACGGGCACGCGGCGGAGCGGGTGGTCCGTCGGGTCTTTCTGGACGAACCGGCCTGA
- a CDS encoding DUF4442 domain-containing protein, with protein MSIDSRQVAAGLLEAVPFARTLGIEFVEVAPEAEGGVRAVVRLPDVPEHHNHVGGPHAGAMFTLGETASGAVVLAAFGQVLDRAVPLAVTASIRYQKVAVGPVLATARLGRTPAEVVAELDAGQRPEFPVEVEIGTEDGTVTSVLTVIWTLRPNR; from the coding sequence ATGTCCATCGACTCTCGCCAGGTCGCGGCCGGTTTGCTGGAGGCCGTACCGTTCGCCCGCACGCTCGGTATCGAATTCGTCGAGGTGGCCCCCGAGGCCGAGGGAGGGGTCCGGGCCGTGGTCCGGCTCCCCGACGTCCCGGAGCACCACAACCACGTCGGCGGCCCGCACGCCGGCGCCATGTTCACCCTCGGGGAGACCGCGTCCGGCGCGGTGGTGCTCGCCGCGTTCGGGCAGGTGCTCGACCGGGCCGTGCCGCTGGCCGTGACCGCGAGCATCCGCTACCAGAAGGTCGCCGTCGGGCCGGTGCTGGCGACGGCGCGGCTGGGCCGTACCCCGGCCGAGGTGGTCGCCGAGCTGGACGCCGGGCAGCGGCCGGAGTTCCCGGTCGAGGTGGAGATCGGCACCGAGGACGGCACGGTGACCTCGGTGCTCACGGTGATCTGGACACTCCGCCCGAACCGCTGA
- a CDS encoding helix-turn-helix domain-containing protein — protein sequence MSRMPMLELFAGELRRLRGDAGLSQEALGERVNYSASLVVAVEQCRRPPREEFAQRCDEVLRAGGLLVRIRDALIRESLMPWFREWVTIEQEATTLRSFQPLVVPGLLQTEAYARALYEGAAQLAGDEIEQPLAARLARQAVLDRPGPPQFVAVLDHSVLERPVGGPKVMREQLRHLVEVGRRPRVHLHLVPHGTGAYPGLNGAFVLATPPDGDDVGYLDNQLQGTIVERTVEINSLRQIWESVRAEAMPHGATLAAISEAAEQWN from the coding sequence ATGAGCCGGATGCCGATGCTGGAACTGTTCGCCGGTGAGCTGCGCCGGCTGCGCGGCGACGCCGGGCTGTCCCAGGAGGCGTTGGGCGAGCGGGTCAACTACTCGGCCTCGCTGGTCGTGGCGGTGGAGCAGTGCCGCCGCCCGCCCCGGGAGGAGTTCGCGCAGCGCTGCGACGAGGTGTTGCGGGCGGGTGGCCTGCTGGTCCGCATCCGGGACGCGCTGATCCGCGAGAGCCTCATGCCGTGGTTCCGCGAGTGGGTGACCATCGAGCAGGAGGCGACCACCCTGCGCAGCTTCCAACCGCTGGTGGTTCCGGGGCTGCTGCAGACCGAGGCGTACGCCCGGGCGCTCTATGAGGGGGCGGCGCAGCTCGCCGGTGACGAGATCGAGCAACCACTCGCCGCGCGGCTGGCCCGCCAGGCGGTGCTGGACCGGCCCGGGCCCCCGCAGTTCGTGGCCGTGCTCGACCACAGCGTGCTGGAGCGCCCGGTCGGCGGCCCGAAGGTGATGCGGGAGCAGTTGCGGCACCTGGTCGAGGTGGGCCGACGGCCGCGGGTCCACCTGCACCTGGTGCCACACGGCACCGGCGCCTACCCGGGGCTGAACGGCGCCTTCGTGCTCGCCACCCCGCCCGACGGCGACGACGTGGGCTACCTGGATAACCAGTTGCAGGGCACCATCGTCGAGCGGACCGTGGAAATAAACTCCCTGCGGCAGATCTGGGAGTCCGTGCGGGCGGAGGCCATGCCGCACGGTGCCACCCTGGCGGCGATCTCGGAGGCGGCGGAGCAATGGAACTGA
- a CDS encoding DUF5941 domain-containing protein, whose protein sequence is MTLAIVLAAGPAAGLTTEAGERLADRLAGQWRRAGADEVRVAADLSELADLVAAATGPVLVSGADLVAHTAVLKHLATSPVGPTVALVLTDPPAAGQARVREERGQVVAVDDPAGATAVFGGALRVGPADLPALAAAARAVAGSATGGPAPAPDGPASALDRTVAGLVGCGTLVFAHRVRLLVAHRVGDPAELAAAQAAVASVDEDRAELRLSVKERDDFFSTFFVSTWSPYLVKVAARIGLGPTAVTMISVAFAVAAAVLFGTAGRPALVAGAVLLYLGFVLDCVDGQLARYTRHFSAWGGWLDTMADRAKEYVVYAGLGYGATHAGFRYGWALAIAAMTLQTVRHMTDTWYGVLHDEAARRPRAVTGDAGGIGGKLNAASTKVQADTGSVSYWLKRTVVFPIGERWALMALAAALFGPLVALCAVLVWGVLAFAYTGALRTLRARWMRVPVMGTVDAGLHRDDGPLARTLPAAGRLPAVRQPLVLAVLGALGAAGLLLWALLTVHAGDDLPGWAVAFAFVVLLGGALGARSAHGGPLDWLVPAALRAGEYLFAIAVGVAGRASPWLIFGYVFVLTLHHYDLTARLEKRQAAPPLHAASLGWEGRSALLTIGSIAGIASIALATLGAYLLVVFVASVVLAWVVLPARARGGDRSPG, encoded by the coding sequence GTGACGCTCGCGATCGTGCTCGCCGCCGGGCCGGCGGCGGGCCTGACCACCGAGGCCGGGGAGCGCCTGGCCGACCGGCTCGCCGGGCAGTGGCGCCGGGCCGGGGCGGACGAGGTGCGGGTGGCCGCCGACCTGTCCGAGCTGGCCGACCTGGTGGCCGCCGCCACCGGGCCGGTGCTGGTCAGCGGGGCCGACCTGGTGGCGCACACGGCCGTACTCAAGCACCTGGCCACCAGCCCGGTGGGGCCGACGGTGGCGCTCGTGCTCACCGATCCGCCGGCCGCCGGGCAGGCGAGGGTCCGCGAGGAACGCGGCCAGGTGGTGGCGGTGGACGACCCGGCCGGCGCGACCGCCGTGTTCGGCGGCGCGCTGCGGGTCGGTCCGGCCGACCTGCCGGCCCTCGCCGCCGCGGCCCGCGCGGTGGCCGGGTCCGCGACCGGCGGCCCGGCGCCGGCCCCGGACGGCCCGGCGTCCGCGCTGGACCGGACCGTCGCGGGCCTCGTCGGCTGCGGCACCCTGGTCTTCGCCCACCGGGTACGCCTGCTCGTGGCGCACCGCGTCGGCGACCCGGCGGAACTGGCCGCGGCGCAGGCCGCCGTGGCGTCCGTCGACGAGGACCGGGCCGAGCTGCGGCTGTCGGTGAAGGAGCGGGACGACTTCTTCAGCACGTTCTTCGTCAGCACCTGGTCCCCGTACCTGGTGAAGGTCGCCGCCCGGATCGGCCTGGGCCCGACCGCGGTCACCATGATCTCGGTGGCCTTCGCGGTGGCGGCGGCGGTGCTCTTCGGCACCGCTGGACGGCCCGCGCTGGTGGCCGGTGCGGTCCTGCTCTACCTGGGCTTCGTGCTCGACTGCGTGGACGGCCAACTGGCCCGCTACACCCGGCACTTCAGCGCCTGGGGCGGCTGGCTGGACACGATGGCCGACCGGGCCAAGGAGTACGTCGTCTACGCCGGTCTCGGCTATGGCGCCACGCACGCCGGCTTCCGGTACGGCTGGGCGCTGGCGATCGCCGCCATGACCCTCCAGACCGTGCGCCACATGACCGACACCTGGTACGGCGTGCTGCACGACGAGGCGGCCCGCCGCCCCCGCGCGGTGACGGGTGACGCGGGCGGCATCGGCGGGAAGCTGAACGCCGCCTCGACGAAGGTGCAGGCGGACACCGGCTCGGTGTCCTACTGGCTGAAGCGGACGGTGGTCTTCCCGATCGGCGAGCGGTGGGCGCTCATGGCGCTCGCTGCCGCGCTGTTCGGGCCGCTCGTGGCGCTGTGCGCCGTGCTGGTGTGGGGGGTGCTGGCGTTCGCGTACACCGGGGCCCTGCGCACCCTGCGGGCGCGGTGGATGCGGGTCCCGGTCATGGGCACGGTCGACGCCGGGCTGCACCGGGACGACGGGCCGCTGGCCCGGACGCTGCCGGCGGCCGGGCGGTTGCCGGCGGTGCGGCAACCGCTGGTGCTGGCGGTGCTCGGCGCGCTGGGCGCGGCGGGCCTGCTGCTGTGGGCGCTGCTGACGGTCCACGCCGGGGACGACCTGCCCGGCTGGGCGGTGGCGTTCGCGTTCGTCGTCCTGCTGGGCGGGGCGCTGGGCGCGCGGAGCGCGCACGGCGGGCCGCTGGACTGGCTGGTCCCGGCGGCGCTGCGGGCCGGCGAGTACCTGTTCGCGATCGCCGTCGGGGTGGCCGGGCGGGCGTCGCCGTGGCTCATCTTCGGGTACGTCTTCGTGCTGACCCTGCACCACTACGACCTGACCGCCCGGCTGGAGAAGCGGCAGGCCGCCCCGCCGCTGCACGCCGCATCGCTGGGCTGGGAGGGGCGTTCGGCGCTGCTGACCATCGGGTCAATCGCCGGAATTGCGAGCATCGCTCTAGCTACACTCGGTGCGTACCTTCTCGTGGTTTTTGTCGCGAGCGTGGTCCTCGCCTGGGTGGTCCTGCCGGCCCGCGCCCGTGGGGGTGACCGCTCGCCGGGCTGA
- a CDS encoding L-serine ammonia-lyase, with protein sequence MISVFDLFSVGIGPSSSHTVGPMRAARTFVAGLKADGQLADVVRVQAELFGSLGATGHGHGSDRAVLLGLEGEAPETVDTDTVGPRVERIRAERRLSLLGSQEIDFDPDRDLVLHRRRSLPYHPNGMTFAAFDAAGEQVRARTYYSVGGGFVVDEAAAGADRIKPDSTRVRHPFLTGAELLAVTTETGLSISEVMLANELSWRSEADVRAGLLEIWRVMRECVENGCAHDGVLPGGLKVRRRAAELRRSLEAEGDATDPLHAMDWVTLFALAVNEENAAGGRVVTAPTNGAAGIIPAVLHYYTRFVPGASEEGVIRFLLAAGAIGVLFKENASISGAEVGCQGEVGSACSMAAAGLAEALGGTPEQVENAAEIGMEHNLGLTCDPVGGLVQIPCIERNAVASIKAITAARLALRGDGVHAVSLDKVIKTMRETGADMKIKYKETARGGLAVNVIEC encoded by the coding sequence ATGATCAGTGTTTTCGATCTCTTCAGCGTCGGTATCGGGCCGTCCAGCTCGCACACCGTCGGGCCGATGCGGGCCGCGCGGACGTTCGTGGCCGGGCTCAAGGCCGACGGCCAGCTCGCCGACGTCGTGCGCGTGCAGGCCGAGCTGTTCGGCTCGCTGGGCGCCACCGGCCACGGCCACGGCAGTGACCGCGCCGTGCTGCTCGGGCTCGAGGGGGAGGCCCCGGAGACGGTCGACACCGACACGGTCGGGCCCCGGGTGGAGCGGATCCGCGCCGAGCGGCGGCTCAGTCTGCTGGGCAGCCAGGAGATCGACTTCGACCCGGACCGGGACCTCGTGCTGCACCGCCGCCGCTCCCTGCCGTACCACCCGAACGGGATGACCTTCGCGGCCTTCGACGCCGCGGGGGAGCAGGTCCGGGCGCGCACCTACTACTCGGTGGGCGGCGGGTTCGTGGTCGACGAGGCGGCCGCCGGGGCGGACCGGATCAAGCCGGACAGCACCCGGGTCCGCCACCCGTTCCTCACCGGCGCGGAACTGCTGGCGGTGACCACGGAGACCGGCCTGTCGATCAGCGAGGTGATGCTCGCCAACGAGCTGTCCTGGCGCAGCGAGGCCGACGTCCGGGCCGGGCTGCTGGAGATCTGGCGGGTCATGCGGGAGTGCGTCGAGAACGGCTGCGCCCACGACGGTGTGCTGCCGGGCGGGCTGAAGGTGCGCCGCCGGGCGGCCGAGCTGCGCCGCAGCCTGGAGGCGGAGGGCGACGCCACCGACCCGCTGCACGCCATGGACTGGGTCACCCTGTTCGCGCTCGCGGTCAACGAGGAGAACGCGGCCGGCGGGCGGGTCGTCACCGCGCCGACCAACGGCGCCGCCGGGATCATCCCGGCCGTCCTGCACTACTACACCCGGTTCGTGCCGGGCGCCTCCGAGGAGGGCGTGATCCGGTTCCTCCTCGCGGCCGGCGCCATCGGGGTGCTGTTCAAGGAGAACGCCTCGATCTCCGGTGCCGAGGTGGGCTGCCAGGGCGAGGTCGGGTCGGCCTGTTCGATGGCGGCCGCCGGGCTGGCCGAGGCGCTGGGCGGCACGCCCGAGCAGGTGGAGAACGCGGCCGAGATCGGCATGGAGCACAACCTCGGGCTCACCTGCGACCCGGTCGGTGGCCTGGTGCAGATCCCCTGCATCGAGCGGAACGCGGTGGCCAGCATCAAGGCCATCACCGCGGCCCGGCTGGCGCTGCGCGGCGACGGGGTGCACGCCGTGTCACTGGACAAGGTCATCAAGACCATGCGGGAGACCGGTGCCGACATGAAGATCAAGTACAAGGAGACGGCGCGGGGCGGCCTCGCCGTCAACGTCATCGAGTGCTGA
- a CDS encoding DUF397 domain-containing protein, translated as MELSGAIWRKSTRSSGNQGDCVEVADNLPGVVAVRDSKDPQGPALAFSPASWAAFVAHAKRR; from the coding sequence ATGGAACTGAGCGGCGCCATCTGGCGCAAGAGCACCCGCAGCAGCGGCAACCAGGGCGACTGCGTGGAGGTGGCGGACAACCTGCCCGGCGTGGTGGCCGTGCGGGACAGCAAGGACCCGCAGGGGCCGGCGCTCGCCTTCAGCCCGGCGAGCTGGGCGGCCTTCGTCGCGCACGCCAAGCGCCGCTGA
- a CDS encoding VOC family protein, translated as MGTVVRNVAFDCADPYALAQFWSRVFDCPVDPEFRPGDEELVIEPPDGARIYFQRVPEPKTVKNRVHICLEPDVPRDREVERILALGATVVADRREPDGSGWVVLADPEDNEFCVLRSDAERALAGQVTAE; from the coding sequence ATGGGGACGGTGGTCCGCAACGTCGCGTTCGACTGCGCCGATCCCTACGCGCTGGCGCAGTTCTGGAGCCGGGTCTTCGACTGCCCGGTCGACCCGGAGTTCAGGCCCGGCGACGAGGAACTCGTCATCGAGCCGCCCGACGGCGCACGGATCTACTTCCAGCGCGTGCCGGAGCCGAAGACCGTGAAGAACCGCGTGCACATCTGCCTGGAGCCGGATGTGCCGCGCGACCGGGAGGTCGAGCGGATCCTTGCGCTGGGTGCCACCGTCGTCGCCGACCGGCGCGAGCCCGACGGCAGCGGCTGGGTCGTGCTGGCTGACCCCGAGGATAACGAATTCTGCGTGCTGCGCAGCGACGCCGAGCGCGCCCTTGCCGGGCAAGTTACTGCCGAGTAG
- a CDS encoding ABC transporter ATP-binding protein: MAAIIEADGLGIRFVRNRRRQLRLRELLIHRGARDPDAGRFWPLRDVSFRIEPGETVGVVGRNGTGKSTLLRLIAGVLIPDEGSIRVHGRVAPLLELSAGFSGDLTGRENLYLVGGLHGLSPAYLRRHFDEIVSFAGEQVERAIDTSVRHYSSGMKVRLGFAVIAHLPHPVLLVDEVTAVGDAEFRAKCYATIERLLAEGRTLVLVSHNDKDLTRFCRRGLYLDAGRLTVDGTIDEALQAYAGATQR, encoded by the coding sequence ATGGCGGCGATCATCGAGGCGGACGGGCTCGGCATCCGGTTCGTCCGCAACCGCCGCCGCCAGCTCCGGCTGCGGGAACTGCTCATCCACCGGGGCGCGAGGGACCCGGACGCCGGCCGGTTCTGGCCGCTGCGGGACGTGTCGTTCCGGATCGAGCCGGGCGAGACGGTCGGCGTGGTCGGGCGCAACGGCACCGGCAAGAGCACGCTGCTGCGGCTGATCGCCGGGGTGCTCATCCCCGACGAGGGGTCGATCCGGGTGCACGGCCGCGTGGCCCCGCTGCTGGAACTCTCGGCGGGCTTCTCCGGCGACCTGACCGGCCGGGAGAACCTCTACCTGGTGGGCGGCCTGCACGGGCTGTCGCCGGCGTACCTGCGGCGGCACTTCGACGAGATCGTCTCGTTCGCGGGTGAGCAGGTGGAACGCGCCATCGACACCTCGGTCCGGCACTACTCGTCGGGCATGAAGGTGCGGCTGGGCTTCGCGGTGATCGCGCACCTGCCGCACCCCGTGCTGCTGGTCGACGAGGTGACCGCGGTCGGGGACGCGGAGTTCCGCGCGAAGTGCTATGCGACCATCGAGCGACTTCTCGCGGAAGGGCGCACGCTGGTGCTGGTGTCACACAACGACAAGGACCTCACCCGGTTCTGCCGTCGGGGGCTCTACCTCGACGCCGGGCGGCTGACCGTCGACGGGACGATCGACGAGGCGCTGCAGGCGTACGCCGGCGCGACGCAGCGGTGA
- a CDS encoding ABC transporter permease has translation MTSGVAALWSARTSLRILVRRDLAVKYQQSVLGYLWSLIEPLGMGLIYWFVFGVLYSGATRRHLGDAAGSYPLFLITGIFAWMWASSALSEATNALTGQARLITTMNLPRQVFPIGRVTGRFAEYVAGLPILVAIAILYATHGRIHPGWNLLALPLAVAVQFVLLMGLALLLSAGNVLMRDIERFMRLIIRVLFYATPIIYPLNLVRDSGMPAWLKIAYELNPLVGIFQLHHAIWYPDEFPDARLLTVSVAGSLLVFAVGWWSFRRLEPAVLKEL, from the coding sequence GTGACGTCCGGCGTCGCCGCGCTCTGGTCCGCCCGCACCTCGCTGCGCATCCTGGTCCGGCGCGATCTCGCGGTGAAATACCAGCAGTCCGTGCTGGGCTACCTCTGGTCGCTCATCGAGCCGCTCGGCATGGGCCTGATCTACTGGTTCGTCTTCGGCGTGCTCTACTCCGGGGCGACCCGGCGGCACCTGGGCGACGCGGCCGGGTCGTACCCGCTGTTCCTGATCACCGGGATCTTCGCCTGGATGTGGGCCAGCTCGGCGCTCAGCGAGGCGACCAACGCGCTGACCGGGCAGGCCCGGCTCATCACCACGATGAACCTGCCCCGGCAGGTCTTCCCGATCGGCCGGGTCACCGGCCGGTTCGCGGAGTACGTCGCCGGCCTGCCGATCCTGGTCGCCATCGCGATCCTCTACGCCACGCACGGCCGGATCCACCCCGGCTGGAACCTGCTCGCGCTGCCGCTGGCCGTGGCGGTGCAGTTCGTCCTGCTGATGGGGCTGGCGCTGCTGCTGTCGGCGGGCAACGTGCTGATGCGCGACATCGAGCGTTTCATGCGGCTGATCATCCGGGTGCTCTTCTACGCGACCCCGATCATCTATCCGCTGAATCTCGTGCGGGACTCGGGCATGCCGGCGTGGCTGAAGATCGCGTACGAGCTGAACCCGCTGGTCGGGATCTTCCAGCTGCACCACGCGATCTGGTACCCGGACGAGTTCCCCGACGCCCGGCTGCTCACCGTCAGCGTGGCGGGCAGCCTGCTGGTGTTCGCGGTCGGCTGGTGGTCGTTCCGCCGCCTCGAACCGGCCGTGCTCAAGGAACTGTGA